In the genome of Desulfovibrio sp. TomC, one region contains:
- a CDS encoding UDP-glucose dehydrogenase family protein → MNLCIVGTGYVGLVSAACFAEMGNDVCCVDVNPTIVENLRQGKIHIYEPGLDELVKRNVAEGRLRFTTKVAEGMENALFVFVTVGTPPREDGSCDLSFVYQVARDIGANMKDYKIVVDKSTVPVGTADEVRKLIGEELKKREELIEFDVVSNPEFLKEGDAINDFFKPDRVVVGTDNVRTGELLKALYAPYARSREKVIVMGVRSAEMTKYAANCMLATKISFINEVANICEQVGADVRDVRMGIGSDHRIGYQFIYPGLGYGGSCFPKDVKALIDTARKIGFEPELLAAVDEVNKRQKHVLSKKIEEYFAPQGGVKGKTLALWGLAFKANTDDVRDASAFELIADLTAKGMRVLAYDPVAGPNTRAHFKGNDLLTVVEEQYAVLEKADCLAVVTEWNQFRNPDFGRIKKTLKAPIIFDGRNLYSPQLLADLGLVYFCIGRPAPKF, encoded by the coding sequence ATGAATCTTTGTATCGTAGGAACCGGGTACGTTGGTTTGGTGAGCGCCGCCTGCTTCGCCGAGATGGGCAATGATGTCTGCTGCGTGGACGTCAATCCCACCATCGTCGAAAATCTGCGTCAGGGCAAAATCCACATCTACGAACCGGGACTCGATGAACTGGTCAAGCGCAACGTGGCCGAGGGCCGTCTGCGTTTCACCACCAAGGTTGCCGAGGGCATGGAGAACGCGCTGTTCGTGTTCGTCACTGTCGGCACCCCGCCCCGTGAAGACGGATCCTGCGACCTTTCGTTCGTGTATCAGGTGGCCCGCGACATTGGCGCCAACATGAAGGACTATAAGATCGTTGTCGACAAATCCACCGTGCCGGTTGGAACCGCCGACGAAGTGCGCAAGCTCATTGGCGAAGAGCTGAAAAAACGTGAAGAGCTCATTGAATTCGATGTGGTGTCCAATCCGGAGTTTTTGAAGGAAGGCGACGCCATCAACGACTTTTTCAAACCTGACCGCGTTGTCGTCGGCACGGACAACGTGCGCACGGGCGAGCTGTTAAAGGCCTTGTACGCGCCTTATGCCCGCAGCCGCGAAAAGGTCATTGTCATGGGCGTGCGCTCGGCCGAGATGACCAAGTACGCCGCCAACTGCATGCTGGCCACCAAGATTTCGTTTATAAACGAAGTGGCCAACATCTGCGAGCAGGTCGGCGCGGATGTGCGCGACGTGCGCATGGGCATCGGTTCCGACCACCGCATCGGCTACCAGTTCATCTACCCGGGCCTGGGCTACGGCGGCTCCTGCTTCCCCAAGGACGTCAAGGCGCTGATCGACACCGCCCGCAAGATCGGCTTTGAGCCGGAACTGCTGGCCGCTGTGGATGAGGTCAACAAGCGTCAGAAGCATGTGCTGAGCAAAAAGATTGAGGAGTACTTCGCTCCCCAGGGCGGCGTCAAAGGCAAGACCCTGGCCCTGTGGGGCCTGGCTTTCAAGGCCAACACCGACGACGTCCGCGACGCCTCGGCTTTTGAGCTGATTGCCGATCTGACGGCCAAGGGGATGCGCGTGCTGGCCTATGACCCGGTTGCCGGTCCCAACACCCGGGCCCATTTCAAGGGCAACGACCTGCTGACCGTGGTCGAAGAGCAGTACGCGGTACTGGAAAAGGCCGACTGTCTGGCCGTGGTCACGGAATGGAACCAGTTCCGCAACCCGGATTTCGGCCGCATCAAAAAGACCCTCAAGGCCCCGATCATCTTCGACGGCCGTAACCTGTATTCCCCGCAGCTGTTGGCCGACCTCGGTCTGGTCTACTTCTGCATCGGTCGCCCGGCTCCCAAGTTCTAG